ATGATGGCCACCTTCTTCTCCTGGCGTGCCAGGCTCATGGATCTGGGGGTGCCAGGTGTGCGGGGTGTCCTGGGGTAGCTGGGGGTGCCTGGGGTCCCAGGGGTGCGGCAGGAGTAGCTGGGCGGGGTGCAGGGTGTGATGGCTGTAGAGCCCGGGGTAATTGGAGTGCAGGTTCCACTCCGTGCTGATCTGGAGCGAGCATGATCAGTCCCTGTGGATAAAATAAACCAGTCTTCTGACCATGTGCATTCACTTTTTGGGCTATTGGCTTAATTTGAAGAGGAGCTGACCAGTCAATGCCAAAATAGCAGGACTGTCTATGACATTTGCACATCTCCCCTCCCTCAACCTTCAAAGTTCATCTAGCTTTCAAGACATCACATTGCAATGTGTTAATGATTAAACAGAAGCGCTCCCCCTACAGCGCACATTCTGTGTGGGAAGAGAAAACAGTAACAAGCACATTCTGTAAAATGCAGTTAACTTAACACAGTTAACTTAATACAGTAGGATTCACTTCTTAAAACCCAAGTCCTACTGTAAGTGCAACTGCATTTGTTATCTTTCTGCACGCTGTATGTTTCAGTTTTAGTAGAAGCATGTTAACTGAGAGCCACTGTTTTGAGAGAACTCCTGTTCCTCTGTGAGGATTTCTTACTGTCACTGCAAATACATTATAAATCAATTATTCATGGAGTCTGTTAGGGGTTTCATTTGTCATCTCTCTTTAATCCAAACTCTCATCGGCTGAAACAATGGAATTGTTTTAGGAGAAATTTGTAATTGTGATGAGGATATGGAGTTGTAAGAAAGCAGTCTGCTAAGGAGGTTCTAGTGGTGTGATGTGATGAGGATATGGATGGTAAGAAAGCAGTTTGCTAAGGAGGTTCTAGTGGTGTGATGTGATGAGGATATGGAGGGTAAGAAAGCAGTCTGCTAAGGAGGTTCTAGTGGTGTGATGTGATGAGGATATGGATGGTAAGAAAGCAGTCTGCTAAGGAGGTTCTAGTGGTGTGATGTGATGAGGATATGGATGGTAAGAAAGCAGTCTGTTAAGGAGGTTCTAGTGGTGTGATGTGATGAGGATATGGATGGTAAGAAAGCAGTCTGCTAAGGAGGTTCTAGTGGTGTGATGTGATGAGGATATGGAGGGGTAAGACAGGAATCCAGCTACCTGCCACTCCGCTTCGGCTAGCCCTCTGCTCAGCTCGTCCTTCAGATCGAATCGCTACATAGCGAGGAAAGGAACAGGGAGACGCAGGGCAGGGAAGgtaagggggagagagagggaaacaCAGCCGTGAATAGAGGCTCTACTGGCTCTACCACACCACAAAAGCACTTGCCAGGGTAAGGAataaagcatttgttttatagtgctatttttattttatttatattgcgACTTTCATACCATCTCAAAGGTGCTTTACATGTCGTTTAAAACAGAAGGATgcagcatctctaatagaaaAGGGCAACGAATTCCACAATCTGAGGACATTATAACTGAATGAATTCTCGGAAAAGCCTTAAGTACCATTTCTCTACAAACCAGCCAGAAAGCAAAAGCCTTTCTACGTTTTTACAATATAGAACAGTAAACAGATAATCAGTTAGCCCATCACTGTCTTTCTTGTTGTAAACCTCAAAACGTTTtgcctttctttttattattattattatttttttttacttattttttatagTAAATGTCAAACTTGGTATTTTGCGATTATGTAACTTAGAATATAATTTTGACAACACTGGCAAATATTTTAATCAGCAAGTACAACAGCATGCTACAGAAGATAAGATAAACTGCAACCTTATAATACTACTTAATCATTCTACATTTTAAAGCTTTAAATTATAGTCTTGCTCATTTGTTCTGCCAGGGCAATTACTGCAGTGGTAAGGAATTCAATTTAGGCTTTATTCAGTGAGTCCAGGTACCTACGCTCACTCCCATCACTTCTGTGGTGTAGATGTTTGCCGTGGAATCAAGGAATGTGTCATAGCTTTATTATAAAAAGGAGATTATTTGTGATGCAAAGTCTCTTCCAGCAAAGTGTCTCGTGGGTGGAATGCAGAAGGCAACATAACATTTATAACGTTTAAAAATCTTTCATCTGTTCAGTTTCAGAATAATCATGAAATACAGATGGTAACAGGTACATGCAAAACCTGAAGCTTGTATACACTGTGGAGTCATTTAACACCCAAGCGTGTTTGTGAAATACATTCTATTTGTACGGTTATATAcagtacgcacacacacactgataatggGGGGAATCATTGAAATACATTCCTCAATTGTTTATTGCAAGTTTTGTTTCTTGAAATGGGTGTTTTTCTCCTTCCCCCAAAACATTGTGCTTATACAATGACGCTTTGAAGATAAACAGCTTTGTGAATGTTCCACAaagtgtttttattacatttcatacAAAACCGTGGTAACTTTATTTTAAATCTATTCATTCCACAAATAGATTTGCCAATttaaatgcgtttttttttttttttaatgattttatccTGCAAACACAAATGTAATTACACTGCAACTACAATGTACATTCTAGTGCAATAAAAAGCGATTAGAATATTGTTTCCAAAATGTTTTGATGTTAAAATCTAAATCAGGGAAACACAATTAAGCAGCGCAGTATTTTGCGCCTGGGAAGCTCTGAGGATGCACTCACATGTGGGGCGTCTTGGTGCGGTGGAGCCGGAGCTGGTGATGGAGGTGGAGCTCTCCTCATGATCGGCAGGGCCGGCTCGGCGCGAGGTCAGGATGGAGGAGGGTCTGGGCAGGGAAGAGCGCTTCTCAGGGCTCTGCGTGGTGCCATCCTGTCAGGGAATCAACCCACACAACATGATTCTAGTGGCTGGTCCACgtgggagggtgtgtgtgtgtgtgtgtgtgtggtgtgtgtgtgtgtgcgtgagtgcgtgtgtgtgtgtgtgagtgcgggcgggtgtgtgtgtgtgtatgtgtgtgtgtgcgtgagtgcgtgtgtgtgtgtgtgagtgcgtgtgtgtgcgcgcgtgtgatgcgtctgtgtgtgcatgcgtgcgtgcgtttgtgtgtgtaGCTACTCTGGTACAAAAGTGAGAATTTTTGTAAGAAAAAAACCCAAATGCCTGTATATCTCAATATCTTAAAGCGTTACTGGTTCAACGTTACAATACATCTGTTGttaatatacagctctggccagatTGCAGGGTCAGCATGTCTCTCAgtctatttatattttattttagggaAAAAAAGGCCACAGAATGaataaggaatttaaaaaaaaatgtacaatacagtatacagatgacGGGGTacagtcacaaaaaaaaaaaaaaaaaaaaagtttaatggatGGATGATTAATGGACCCCAGATTTGCTCAGTTTTAGTTGAATGCCTTTTTGGACCTAATCATAAACGTCAAGCCTCAGCTGTCAGTTACAGTTTATAGAATGCCGGGAGAAAGATTGAGATAGTAAGATAACGTTCTCCGCACGTCCACCTGCTTATCTTATACTCTGAAATAAATGATTATCTCTATATAACAATTCCCCATGTTCTCGGTGAGCCACTGtagtatcccttataaaagtttaccggtATTTTTGTATGCcacttttgcagttttcccatggttatactatgcatttaccatagtttaccctggtttgccatgtttattaacatgctttaccatacctctctgtacaaTGCTTTCCTACTCTTTACCACcctatgatttattacactttgttatactCTCACAGTGGGAAACTCTTGGATGCTTGGTGGAGCCCCCTTACCTGTACTGTATCGTTTATATTGTAGACCCTGGACCCTGCAGAAGAGGGCCGGACTGAGTAAAGCTCTGACTTAAGGTAAGATTTGTTCTCTGTGAGCGAGCAAGCTGAGCTGGGTCTCGGAGGGAAGAAGGCTGCTGCTGCTCGCTCTTTTGTGGTAGGAATCTTTGTTAGAGCAGATGAGGATGAGTTCTtgtgatgagagagaggggggagtgaTGGGGAGAAAGGgggatacaaaataaatgtaaaaaacaaaacaaacgaaaaTCAAATGTGATCAAAATCAACAAGCACGGCAAACAAcgtccaaaatatatatatatatatatgatcatggaaaatatataatacaataaatataacatgAAGTCTTAAGAACGGGACACTTGAGACTATAGTGATGCAAATCTTTAGCCCCTTAAGGACCAGGCATTTTCAGTTGACCCTTTCAGAAACTAACAATGATTTATTATTAGCAAAAGCTATCAATGTGATGTGATACAGCATGTATACCTACTCCGGTTgctaatgaactcctattttattttaaaaacactgaatgaaTGATTAACAATTAGCtgatatgtacagtatacaaatcatttttaaataaacagaattAAGATGAAAATGAACTTACAGCGATCTTGTCCCTGGATTGTCTTGCAGTGCTGAGGGGCTGCCTACCTTCGGCAGCTGCGACCGCTGCAGGAAAGAAGGCCTGAGTTTAAAGGCTGAGGTTTGTGGAAACGCAGAGAGAAGGCAGCAATGATCAGGGTAAATAATGGCATATGAAATATCAAGTCTAATAAAGCAGCAGctgaatatgaatatgaaaatCCACCCTCCAGAAAACTAGCGATTCAAAAAACACACAAGCTATGGGATACTTACCTACTGTCCAGTCTATATACCAGCGAGGGAGATGGTTCTCTCTGTTATGCTCTGTTACCTCTTCTTATAGCTATTATGGGctattaaatgcttttttttaaggcCCTGGATTTAAAGAAAAGTAATTTGTGCTGCTTCTGCTCTCTGCCTAAGTGTTTATGGTTGAGCCTGTGTGATGTTTATCAAAACTGTACCATGTTCTGTTGCTATTGGAGGATGACAGtgtttggaatcccaatgaaagtgaacaGCAGAGAGATTCCCTTGTCATTTAATAAATCATAGTGTAAACTGTATAGATAAAGAGATGACAGTTCAGTAAATGAACCCCAAATGATTAAAGCTAATAAAATACTGGGGGCTACTGATGGTTATAAATACCGTcaccatttaaatattaaattaggaccacAACTGTTACATCaaaggcaaaaaataaaataaatagacttTAGAGTCTCACACACACGCTCAATGTTAGAGATGCTGGTAAGTCCacttatttgaatgatttaaatgaCAGTAGTATTTAAATTCACCACCATTTCGATCAATTGAACAGTATCTACCGTAAAAAAATGATGGATGTAACTGGATTTTTTAAGGCATTTGGGTCCTGACCCAATAAAATACTTAGGTGTAGTTTTCCACCAGCAATTGATTTCATAAACCAGACCATTCTTGACCACCTGGTAAGATTAAACTCTGTGATGACTTTAACAGAATGCCCTGCATGGGGGCAAGAGATCTCAAGATCCCAACTACCCAGAAATAGATCAGAGCAGCTGTGAGCCTGGAATATCAGCCTGGGTCACACTGTATGTTAGTACACTGGTTAAACAAACACTTGGCATTGCCTGGGCTATATGGATGTTTCTAGCAAAGCTTCTTAAAACATATCATCAGTTTTAAAACCCGCCAAACAGAGAATCCACAGAAGAGCGATTTACACAGGCGCTGTACAATATGCCCATGGTGTGGTAAACCAGCTGATGGAATTCTTTCTCATTCTGTCACCAATACACATGATACCTGAACAGAAAGTCACCACTGCCAAATAGAGCGAAACATACGTGAATAATGCACCACGCCAACGTACCACCATCGCATGAGCACATCTGTAGCTGATACAGTAAAAAGCATGTATGATCATGGCTGCTGCCAAAAAAGATGCAACTAAAACATAATAAAGAAAGAAGGATAACTCACGAATGGCATAAGCGTTTAGaactacaacaaaaaagcaaaacagcCCAGCAGTttctaaaaacaacaacaacaacatcaacagcgcacaaaaataaaacaaataaaataaaatgaacaaaattCATTCTAGCGATGAGATACGAATGTCCATGTTTGCCAGCCACATTGCAGATCGTTTTGTTTTGAGTTTACAAAGTCACCTGTCGGTTTCCGTTTAGCAGAGGAATGATGGTGAGCTGGTCTAGGGTACCTGACCGCTGGTTTTAATGGGATTTTCCGGGAAGGAGACCGGGTCTGAATGTCAGATTTTTTAGtaagttcagccttcttaaacaCTGCTATAAGAAGGAGAGACAAAGTCAGATAGGAAAAGTAAAGCACTGACAAAGAAAGGCTTAAACATGACACAGGTAACCCCCTTACAAGCAATTCAATTCCCAATATTAAACAAGTAATTATTACTCATGTTTCTACTGTGCATTTATTCATTTAGTTTGTATTTACTGTGTGATAAAGAAAGTTTAAATACAATTTGACATGCCTAGCTTAATCAACAGTTTCTCGCTACTCAACAGCTGCAGCTTACTCTTCCCTATCAACACAAGGCAGTCAGAAGTTGCTGTTGCAGTCTGCTTTTTAGGTTCCATCTGGGGACTTCAAGGAGGACTAAGCTTTGTACTTGTGCCGATGGGGTTTTGCGCATCACATCTCATTTACAAACATTTTCTTTGTGAAAATGGTGCAAGAGCTAAGCCTGCATTGCCTTTCCAAAGCTCTTTCAAATCTTTATGAGTACAAGGATATCAGAATACCAATATGATAAACACATGCTAATCATTGCAcataaactttatatatatatatatatatatatatatatatatatatatatatatatatatatatacatattacacatattacacacacatatatatatatatatatatatatatatatatatatatatatatatatatatatatatatatatatatatatatatgtgtgtaattaggatcgatttttattttgtttagaaattacatattatattgtatttaccaTTTACCAAATAAATTGTATAATGGCAATAATAAACCACCATACAAAAAAGAAGTATTCATGTCTAGTGTAGGaaccttttttcttcttcatgtCGTCCCTCGGGACCATACTGGGCTCCTTTTTGGCCGCTTTCCTTTCAGGGGTGGACACTCTGCCTTTCCCCCTGCTCAGTGCCTTGTCCTTCGCGTGTTTTTCCACAGAGGGTCTTCTAATTTTAGGGCTCTCAGTTTTGGGGAGAGGTTCGATCTTTTCGGTCATGATGCTCCTGTCATCATCTGCAGTTCAGAATGAGCAAAATACGCAGCTGTGAGCTTTGACTGGCACAAGAACTCTTTGGGCAGGGGGCTTTAGAAAAAGTATGCTAAACCCAGTTACAAGTAAATGGTCTAGATACAGAAATATATTCTTAATTATACTAAGGTTATCTGGTATCAGGTACTGTACTAACACATTATCTGATTTAAAAACTGTACCCCCACCCACCCCATTATCAGGTTCTCTTATCTTACACATACTTAACACACATTATACAGAGATGGCTACATACTCACTACGTATATGGCTACCTCTGTTTGAACACTCCCTGCATTAAGGCTGCAATGCTCTGCACCCCTTAAAAACACTCCCTTAAAAACTATGCAATACAATACTTCCAAGGTAAATCTGTCATTATACAGCAGttgattttaaaaacatacacaaaGATGATTAAAGAGTGGAGTGTACATGTCAAACTCTATCCTAGCACTGAAAGGCAAAAGTTTAAAACCGCACCTTGAGCGTCCTGCCAAGCGCTGTCGGTATCCAAGATGGAGTCATCGATGGTTGTTTCATCCTTGTACTCATCATAAGTCTCTGTTCTACATTCTGATACAGGGACTTCCTTCTCTGGAGAGGAGGGAGCTACAGGAAGCTCCTCCAGACTTGCAGCCTGAATCTCTTCTTCTTCAGCCACCTCAGCTTGCCCATCTTCATCTTCAGTGGCATCCTGCATGACCGCTCCCTCAACTGGGTCAGAGAATCTCACACTATGGCAGGAGTCATCACCCTCCTCAATAGTTTGGACCACTGTAATGAAATCATCTTCCACGGTGACAATTGATTCTATAGCCCCCCTGGTTTCAAGGGTTTGATCAGTGTCCACATCCTCTGTAGATATCTGCGTTACAGGGGCGATCTCCTCCAGAACCTCTTTTGGTTCTTCACCCACTTCTACAGCATCTTCTATAATGCCGCCGCCTTCTTTCTGTTCCACAGCTTCCATGGCCTGAGCTTCCAAAGTCACTGGAGCAGGTTCAACAGCCAGTACAGGCTCAAGAGGAGCTTCCTCTGGCCTCTCTTCCTCTGGCCTCTCTTCCTCTGGCCTCGCAGGTTCAACAGCCAGTACAGGCTCAAGAGGAGCTTCCTCTAGCCTCTCTTCCTCTGGCCTCGCAGGTTCAACAGCCAGTACAGGCTCAAGAGGAGCTTCCTCTGGCCTCTCTTCCTCTGGCCTCGCAGGTTCAACAGCCAGTACAGGCTCAAGAGGAGCTTCCTTTGGCCTCTCTTCATCTGGCCTCTCTTCCTCTGGCCTCTCTTCCTCTGGCCTCGCAGGTTCAACAGCCAGTACAGGCTCAAGAGGAGCTTCCTTTGGCCTCTCTTCATCTGGCCTCTCTTCCTCTGGCCTCACAGGTTCAACAGCCAGTACAGGCTCAAGAGGAGCTTCCTTTGGCCTCTCTTCCTCTGGCCTCTCTTCATCTGGCCTCTCTTCCTCTGGCCTCTCTTCATCAGCAACCTTGGCTGTTGGGGGCAATTCCTCAACTGTCTGCTTTGATTCTGCAGCTTTATAGACCTCAATTGTGACCTCTATAGATGGTACCTGCTTCACAGGTTTAGGCTTCGTACCTCCTTCCTCATTGGAGCCGAGAACGCCCATGAGCTGATAGGCGTCTTCTGCATCCACTTCTTCATAGGCCTCCTGGTGCACCAAGTCTGGCTTGTCTTTCATTTTATCTTTTGTTTCTAGTAGTTCTCGCCCTTCAGCTAAGCTCAGAGACCTATCCTCAAGTTGTGGTTCTTTTACTGAACCTGCGTCTGATTTTGGTTCTTTTTCAGAAGCAGAATCTGGTTGAAGTTCTTTTTCGGAATCACCCTCTGCTTGTAGTTCATTTTTGGAATCAGCCTTCACATCTGTCTTTTCCTCTGCTGAATGTTCAGGCTTCATACCCTCAGGGATGACCTCCTCTAAAGGTTTAGCTTTGGGTTGAGGCTCAGGGATGGCCTCTTGACTTGTCTTGTCTGGCTGCACTTCATCAGTACCTTTCTTAACCTCCTCTTGCTGGTCAGTTTTCAAGGACTCTGAGGCTTTGTCTTCACTTGGCATCTCTTGCTCTTCAACCTCAGGAACAGTCTGCCTTTTGACATCAGGAACTACTTTAGGTTTAGCTGGGAGATCCAGTTCGCTTTCCTTTTCTTCTTCGTTCCCTGAAACACCAACTTGTGCATCTGTCTCTGCTTTACTGCTTTCTTTACTAACCCCTTCCATGGTTACACTTTCCTTGATTTCACAGGAGCCGTCATGTTGATCAAGTGGTTCTACTTTAGAAGAATCTTCTTTCACTTCTTTGTCCTCTGTTGTTTCTTCCTTTCTAGTCTCTTCTGCTTTGGGTTCTTCCATGAGAACTTCCTTCTCAGCAGGCTCTGCCTGAGTTTCCATAGACTCAGTTGCTTTCATAATTTCTTCCTTGTACTCCTCTAAAACTGGTGTGGTGAAGATTTGGAGAGGTGAACCCAGGGGGCTGTGCAAATCAGCAGGTGAGGGCATAGGACCAGTGTACTCACTGAAAACACAGTAGCCAATCTCTTCTTGGCTCTCACTTCTAGCTGCCTTCTGACTCATGTCCACTATAGCAAGCTGAGCCAAGGTGTCTCCCACCAGGGCTGGGATATCAGCAGGGACCGACTTTCTTCTAATCAGCTCAGTATCTGTGCTCTCAGAAGTCAGTCTGGATCTGGCACCTGCCAAGTCTAGCATCTCTGGCAAATCGGGTGCCATCACACTGCCGTTTTTATAATAATCCTTCATTTGGAACTGGGACTCTGTGGGTGATTCTGTCTGGGAGCTTGGTTTGCTTTCACCAGTGGGTAGGGATGTAGGGGAGTCTGCATCTGTGGTTTCCAGAATTACAGGAGGGAAAACTGGCCGCTTCTCTACAGCAGGTGTGGTAACTGGTAGGTAGTCTGTTGGCTCATCTAGACTACCACTGGTAAAGGATAGAATGTCTGAAGCCAGAGGTGAAAAGGTCCTTGGTGATTCCAAGGAAGCTATGGGTATGTTCAGTGAGTAGCTTCTCTGTTCCAGCGACAACCTGCCTACACTCAAACGACCTTCATCCTTCTTCTTCTCCAGCGTTGGCAGGGTTTTCAGCTCCTCCTTCACAGGGCTTTTCAGGATGTCTGGTTTGTCCACTGCTGGTTTCACATCTTGAGTCTGGGCCAGTGTGCTATAGCTTATCTCCTGGACTGAAGCAATATCACCAGCAATCTGGAACGTCTCCATCAATCCACTTGCATCAGATTCATCAATCACCCTCTGAAAAGACTCGGAGGCTTTCTCCCTTGCATCGCTCAACTCGTAATAGCCTTCCCCTTGCTGAGCATCAGCCTTTGCCTCTTCCTCTTTCAAGGCAGATGTCTCAAAATAGGCTGACATTCCTGATTTATCCTTTTCCgtgctttttaaatgtagatCCAAAGCACTGCAGGGTTCATCTTTGTCATGCAAGGCTGGTTGAATCTTAGCCTCAGTTATCTCCTTCTCCTGGATGCTTGCTTGGGTTTCTTCTTTCTCTGCAGGTTCCAGCTTTGTTTCAATCACTTTCCCTGTCTGGTCTGTTGGTAAAACTTCAGTGGGGGCTTCCTCGTTTAATTTGCTATCTGGTGCACCCGCAAGAGAAGTTTGGGGCTGTTTGACATCTGCATCCTTCTTGTCTTCACAAGGTTCAGAGGGTTTGATACTAGAGGCTCCCCGTTTCTCTGGTTCTTTCTTTGGATCCAAAACCAGTTTGCTTTCACTTTCTGCTGCACCGAAAACGTCAATTTCTGACTTAACCTCTTCCTTGTCCTCTTTGTTCTCTTGTGTTTTAACAGAAGAATGTTCTTCTTTACTAGAAGCTGCCTCTTGTGAGATAATGACTGCTTCCTTTTTCACACTAAGGTCTACAGCCTGCAATGCATCTGGTTTAACATCTTTGTCTTGTTTGGTAACTtccgctttgtctaaactgcccACACCAGTCTTTGTCAAACTAATCAGTGGCTCAGTGATTAACTCTTGAGGCTTGTCTTTTGTAGACTGGCTATCTGGAGCCTGTGGTTTTGGACTGCTTGGTACATCCACATCTCCTGGAAGTTTGCCAGCTGGGGTGTCTTTGGTTTGGGAAACATCAGTGAGGTTTACTTTCTGGTCCTCTGGGTAAGTTTTATCTGACTTCTCTGCAGTATTTGCAGGAATCTCACTAGAATCTTTCAcaatgtcagtgcatttatctgatTCTTTAGACAATAGTTTTGTGGAATCTTCAGACTGGATTTTTCCTTCTGCTGGAGAAGCAGTGGACCCTGACGGACCTGACTCAGCTTTGGGTGGCTCAGTCACAGCAGGTGTCTCTATACCTTTCAAAGGGAGGGTTTCTGAATCCTTGGACTGAGGAGTTGGAGCATGGTCTTCCTTGTTGTCCTCCTCTGAAGGTGGAGTTGTTTGGGGTTCAGTTTTAGGCTGCACATTAGATTTCTCCTCTGACCTCTCAGCTTCCTTGAGGTCCGAGCTGAGGGTAGGGGCTTGACCGCTGACTGCCCCCCCTTGGCTCTGTGTGTCCATCTTCAGGGCTGCAAGCAAATCTAAAGTAGTCTGGTTGTTCTGTTTTTGCAAGCAACACATTACAAACAGCCAAAGCTCTCCAAAAATGCATGTCTTCATACAACACAATGCACTAGGTGTTTTGAGAATGGTCAAAAAGAGCATGAAGGTACAagaaaaatggaaataaaaaaatgatccgGATGTCACTATGGTAACATGCAGAGGCACAATGCAGATGGATGGGAATCAAAAAGGAAATGCCTCAAAAATAATGCGGGAACTCcaacccttttctttttttccgtGTCAAAATCATGTCCTTGTCATTTCCTTTACAGTCTGCTTATTTCTTGGGTCATGATAACCTTGATCTTCCTTTTGAAGAGGAGGACATAACACTGTACTTGTTATTTCTGATCATGTGATGTATTTAAGAGCATATGGTTTTAATGAACCTTTTCAAGTTTTAAAGCTTGATTAAACATATTATAGTTAAGTAATATTTAGAGGGTGCTTTGAATCATCCATTCGTAGCTTTACAATACATGGTATTACCCCAGCAAAAATGATGACAGGCAAAATAGTATTACACAATAAGTGAAGTCCAATTTTTATATTTACTCTTGAGTTACAGGACACTTTTAAAgtgtaaataaacaaatcaatcaaAAACAGTTGTGTACATGTGGCAGGAAAAAGTAAAGCCACAATCTTACAGATAAGGTTATTACACCATTACTATAATTGCCTAAAATAGGTCTGTATGGATTTATACCGCAATTTTAAGGGATATTAATTACTATGGAGTTATGCATGAAGGCACTTTATACAAATAAAGTACATATGTAATTGCAACTGTAATAAGATACATAACAAACTAGAAACTACACTATAAATGCACAACTACATGAGT
The Acipenser ruthenus chromosome 10, fAciRut3.2 maternal haplotype, whole genome shotgun sequence DNA segment above includes these coding regions:
- the LOC117411499 gene encoding microtubule-associated protein 2-like isoform X12, translated to MADSRQPEESTPQWAAPGTRSDTSPNPHTPPEYKEQPPAAAPSENGFSSYRDCPAGGAPAAASYPATNENGFNGDLASGGMVTAEQVSARIVQEVTAEAVAVLKGEQDIELQHKDTAKRLPSVEDSNLPPSPPPSPASGQIGPLKEDVGDKEKVGPLRRFQNSRERCKFLAPSISVSVPDDDPYHSDDEYYDHPLFSSEWTHSCTLPSGEDALFSLIEVEETVESPSAADEEKQSAAAAEHGPDAIEHLQQAKLKSEAQAQPCPQAEAEAASEARVPTAAPNGRGDEAGEGKTPQEALKMDTQSQGGAVSGQAPTLSSDLKEAERSEEKSNVQPKTEPQTTPPSEEDNKEDHAPTPQSKDSETLPLKGIETPAVTEPPKAESGPSGSTASPAEGKIQSEDSTKLLSKESDKCTDIVKDSSEIPANTAEKSDKTYPEDQKVNLTDVSQTKDTPAGKLPGDVDVPSSPKPQAPDSQSTKDKPQELITEPLISLTKTGVGSLDKAEVTKQDKDVKPDALQAVDLSVKKEAVIISQEAASSKEEHSSVKTQENKEDKEEVKSEIDVFGAAESESKLVLDPKKEPEKRGASSIKPSEPCEDKKDADVKQPQTSLAGAPDSKLNEEAPTEVLPTDQTGKVIETKLEPAEKEETQASIQEKEITEAKIQPALHDKDEPCSALDLHLKSTEKDKSGMSAYFETSALKEEEAKADAQQGEGYYELSDAREKASESFQRVIDESDASGLMETFQIAGDIASVQEISYSTLAQTQDVKPAVDKPDILKSPVKEELKTLPTLEKKKDEGRLSVGRLSLEQRSYSLNIPIASLESPRTFSPLASDILSFTSGSLDEPTDYLPVTTPAVEKRPVFPPVILETTDADSPTSLPTGESKPSSQTESPTESQFQMKDYYKNGSVMAPDLPEMLDLAGARSRLTSESTDTELIRRKSVPADIPALVGDTLAQLAIVDMSQKAARSESQEEIGYCVFSEYTGPMPSPADLHSPLGSPLQIFTTPVLEEYKEEIMKATESMETQAEPAEKEVLMEEPKAEETRKEETTEDKEVKEDSSKVEPLDQHDGSCEIKESVTMEGVSKESSKAETDAQVGVSGNEEEKESELDLPAKPKVVPDVKRQTVPEVEEQEMPSEDKASESLKTDQQEEVKKGTDEVQPDKTSQEAIPEPQPKAKPLEEVIPEGMKPEHSAEEKTDVKADSKNELQAEGDSEKELQPDSASEKEPKSDAGSVKEPQLEDRSLSLAEGRELLETKDKMKDKPDLVHQEAYEEVDAEDAYQLMGVLGSNEEGGTKPKPVKQVPSIEVTIEVYKAAESKQTVEELPPTAKVADEERPEEERPDEERPEEERPKEAPLEPVLAVEPVRPEEERPDEERPKEAPLEPVLAVEPARPEEERPEEERPDEERPKEAPLEPVLAVEPARPEEERPEEAPLEPVLAVEPARPEEERLEEAPLEPVLAVEPARPEEERPEEERPEEAPLEPVLAVEPAPVTLEAQAMEAVEQKEGGGIIEDAVEVGEEPKEVLEEIAPVTQISTEDVDTDQTLETRGAIESIVTVEDDFITVVQTIEEGDDSCHSVRFSDPVEGAVMQDATEDEDGQAEVAEEEEIQAASLEELPVAPSSPEKEVPVSECRTETYDEYKDETTIDDSILDTDSAWQDAQDDDRSIMTEKIEPLPKTESPKIRRPSVEKHAKDKALSRGKGRVSTPERKAAKKEPSMVPRDDMKKKKAVFKKAELTKKSDIQTRSPSRKIPLKPAVRYPRPAHHHSSAKRKPTAVAAAEGRQPLSTARQSRDKIADGTTQSPEKRSSLPRPSSILTSRRAGPADHEESSTSITSSGSTAPRRPTWTDHARSRSARSGTCTPITPGSTAITPCTPPSYSCRTPGTPGTPSYPRTPRTPGTPRSMSLARQEKKVAIIRTPPKSPATPKQLRPLNQPLPDLKNVKSKIGSTDNIKYQPKGGQVHIPSVKVDFSHIQAKCGSLEKRQYSPTVGNIQIQSKKIDLSHVTSKCGSLSNIRYRPGGGNIRIESVKLDFKDKAHAKVGSLDNARHTPGGGQIQIESHKLSFRESARARVDHGAEIVTQSPGMSGSTSPHHHSNVSSSGSINLLESPQLATLAEDVTAALAKQGL